Proteins from a single region of Candidatus Paceibacterota bacterium:
- a CDS encoding ribose-5-phosphate isomerase, with protein sequence MKIAIGSDHAGFQYKGKIREFLEKSGHGVTDFGTHSEEATDYPLFIRPVAEAVARGDFDRGIVLGGSGNGEAIVANRVKGIRCSLCWNVESARLGRQHNNANVLSLGQRMMTLETALQIVQTWLETAFEGGRHLRRIELIDAPTQPALSSPPGA encoded by the coding sequence ATGAAGATCGCTATCGGTTCAGATCACGCCGGGTTCCAATACAAGGGCAAGATCCGGGAGTTCCTTGAAAAGTCGGGCCACGGCGTTACGGATTTCGGCACGCATTCCGAGGAGGCGACCGACTATCCTCTGTTCATCCGGCCTGTGGCGGAGGCAGTGGCGCGAGGGGACTTCGACCGCGGCATTGTCCTGGGCGGATCGGGCAATGGCGAAGCAATCGTAGCCAATCGCGTCAAAGGCATCCGGTGTTCGCTGTGCTGGAACGTGGAGTCCGCGCGACTGGGCCGCCAGCATAACAACGCCAATGTTCTCTCGCTCGGCCAGCGGATGATGACCCTGGAAACCGCGCTCCAGATTGTCCAAACCTGGTTGGAAACGGCCTTCGAGGGTGGCCGGCATCTGCGGCGCATCGAGCTGATTGACGCCCCGACGCAACCGGCGCTCAGTTCCCCACCCGGCGCCTAA
- a CDS encoding fumarate hydratase encodes MNVLQDSLLELIRRTSAEIPDDVHRAIVASLEREQQGTIAASAMRIIEQNIALARNKSQPICQDTGSIIFYVDCPLGFDQGAFERAAREAVKLATRKGFLRQNSVDSVTGKNDGTNVGPGSPTIHFHQQAAPEVRVRLILKGGGCENVGAQYSLPNEKLKANRDLDGCRKAILDAVLQAQGKGCGPGILGVCIGGDRATGYEFSKQQFLRKLDDTNPNPDLGRLERDIVDTANQLGIGPMGFGGKTTLLGAKIGVLNRLPASYFVSISYMCWAYRRQGVALDAGGNITNWLY; translated from the coding sequence ATGAATGTGCTGCAAGATTCGCTGCTGGAACTCATCCGCCGCACCTCGGCCGAAATCCCCGACGACGTCCACAGGGCTATCGTCGCGTCGTTGGAACGCGAGCAGCAGGGCACCATCGCGGCGAGCGCCATGCGCATCATCGAGCAGAATATCGCTCTCGCCAGGAACAAGTCCCAGCCCATCTGCCAGGATACCGGCAGCATCATCTTTTACGTGGATTGCCCGCTGGGCTTCGACCAGGGCGCATTCGAGCGGGCCGCCCGCGAAGCCGTCAAGCTCGCCACCAGAAAGGGCTTCCTCCGCCAGAACTCCGTGGACTCCGTCACCGGCAAGAATGACGGCACCAACGTCGGGCCTGGCTCGCCGACCATCCACTTTCACCAACAGGCTGCTCCCGAGGTCCGCGTCCGACTTATCCTCAAAGGCGGTGGCTGCGAAAACGTCGGCGCCCAATACTCTCTGCCCAACGAGAAGCTCAAGGCCAACCGCGACCTCGACGGCTGCCGCAAGGCGATCCTCGATGCGGTCTTGCAGGCCCAGGGCAAAGGCTGCGGGCCAGGCATCCTCGGCGTCTGCATCGGCGGCGACCGCGCCACCGGCTACGAGTTCTCCAAGCAGCAGTTCCTCCGCAAACTCGACGACACCAACCCCAACCCCGACCTTGGCAGGCTTGAGCGCGACATCGTTGACACCGCCAACCAACTCGGAATCGGGCCCATGGGCTTCGGCGGCAAGACCACCTTGCTGGGCGCCAAGATCGGCGTGCTGAACCGCCTGCCCGCCTCCTACTTTGTCAGCATCAGCTACATGTGCTGGGCCTACCGCCGGCAGGGTGTGGCTCTTGATGCTGGCGGCAATATCACCAACTGGCTCTATTAA
- the argA gene encoding amino-acid N-acetyltransferase, giving the protein MKLTDLRGILQYIPQFREKTFIINVDGAIVTDENFANILVDIAVLRSLSIRIALVHGASAQINALAQERRQTPSNLDGTGVTDDATLKLALTAANRLTHEILEGLSAIDLRAASTNAIIAHPVGILHGVDHLFTGKVERVDVEMLQQLLEHGIIPILPPLGFDGEGKTYRVNSDGVALAVAEALSATKLMFITPYDGIKVGDHIIRQMPLSDLESVLALQKPDIRPDMLSKAIHAAAACKAGVPRVHVINGTVEEGLLAEVFTNEGVGTLVYGNEFQQIRRALKKDIRSILNLTRRSVESEELVKRTRSSIEKHLGDYYIFEIDKNPVACVSLHTWPDLGKGELACLYVSPAHENQGIGRKLVQYVENKARELGLRELIALSTQAFTWFQSKGGFAEGSPDDLPPSRRDKYDQSGRNSKVLLKKLK; this is encoded by the coding sequence GTGAAACTGACTGACCTCCGGGGCATACTCCAGTACATCCCGCAATTCCGCGAGAAGACGTTCATTATCAACGTGGATGGCGCGATCGTCACCGACGAGAACTTCGCCAACATCCTGGTGGACATCGCCGTGCTGCGCTCCCTGAGCATCCGCATCGCCCTCGTCCATGGAGCCTCCGCTCAGATTAACGCGTTGGCTCAAGAGAGACGCCAGACTCCCTCCAACCTCGACGGGACCGGCGTCACCGACGACGCTACGCTCAAGCTCGCCCTGACCGCCGCCAACCGCCTCACCCACGAGATTCTGGAGGGTCTCTCCGCGATAGACCTCCGCGCCGCCTCCACTAATGCCATCATCGCGCACCCGGTCGGCATCCTCCACGGCGTGGATCACCTCTTTACCGGCAAAGTCGAGCGCGTGGACGTCGAGATGCTCCAGCAACTCCTCGAGCACGGCATCATCCCTATTCTGCCTCCCCTGGGCTTTGACGGCGAAGGCAAGACCTACCGTGTCAACTCCGACGGCGTCGCCCTGGCCGTTGCCGAGGCGCTCAGCGCTACCAAGCTGATGTTCATTACCCCATACGATGGCATCAAGGTCGGCGACCACATCATCCGCCAGATGCCCCTCTCGGATCTGGAATCTGTGCTCGCGCTCCAGAAACCGGACATCCGCCCGGATATGCTTTCGAAGGCCATCCACGCGGCCGCCGCCTGCAAAGCCGGCGTGCCCCGCGTCCACGTCATCAACGGCACGGTCGAGGAGGGGTTGCTGGCCGAAGTCTTCACCAACGAAGGCGTCGGCACCCTCGTCTATGGCAATGAATTTCAACAGATCCGCCGTGCCCTCAAGAAGGACATCCGCAGCATCCTCAACCTGACCCGCCGCTCGGTTGAATCCGAGGAACTGGTCAAGCGCACCCGTTCGTCCATCGAAAAGCACCTCGGTGACTACTACATTTTCGAGATAGACAAAAACCCGGTGGCCTGCGTTTCCCTTCACACCTGGCCGGACCTCGGCAAGGGCGAACTGGCCTGCCTCTACGTCAGCCCCGCGCACGAAAACCAGGGCATTGGCCGCAAGCTGGTCCAATACGTGGAAAATAAAGCCCGCGAGCTGGGCCTCCGGGAGCTAATCGCCCTCTCCACCCAGGCCTTCACCTGGTTCCAATCCAAGGGCGGCTTCGCTGAGGGCAGCCCCGACGACCTCCCCCCCTCACGCCGTGACAAATACGACCAGAGCGGCCGCAACTCCAAAGTCTTGCTCAAGAAGCTCAAGTAG
- the hisC gene encoding histidinol-phosphate transaminase — protein sequence MPLPYSTNLNLQAIPVYQPGRPIEEVARELDLSADDIIKLASNENPLGPSRRALAAMRKALVQANLYPDGNAYYLKEKLAAKLGVTPAHLILGNGSNEVLEFVGHALIAPGAEVVVSQYCFAVYPIVTALFGGKLVIVPAKNYGHDLDAMLAAITPNTRVVFVANPNNPTGTCVRPEDLARFVAAVPENVVLAMDEAYIEFLDQSFDLVPEIRAGRRPNLLLMRTFSKIHGLAGLRLGYGVGHPDLIADLEKIRQPFNINVIAQAGALAALDDTAHAEKTRRLNSRGLKFYARSFRKLGLEFVPSAANFILVRVGDGQRVFNELQKLGVIVRPMGGYALPEWIRISIGTPKENKRCLEALKSTLAKPAAAAV from the coding sequence ATGCCCCTCCCTTACTCGACTAATCTGAATCTCCAAGCGATACCCGTTTATCAACCCGGCCGGCCGATCGAGGAAGTCGCCCGCGAACTCGACCTGTCCGCCGACGACATCATCAAGCTCGCCTCCAACGAGAACCCGCTCGGCCCCTCGCGTCGTGCCCTGGCTGCCATGCGCAAGGCACTCGTTCAGGCAAACCTCTACCCGGACGGCAACGCCTACTATCTCAAAGAGAAACTCGCCGCCAAACTGGGCGTGACGCCTGCTCACTTAATCCTCGGCAACGGTTCCAATGAAGTCCTTGAATTCGTTGGCCACGCTCTCATCGCCCCCGGCGCCGAAGTGGTCGTTTCGCAGTATTGCTTCGCTGTCTATCCCATCGTCACGGCCCTGTTCGGCGGCAAACTGGTCATCGTGCCGGCGAAGAATTACGGCCACGATCTTGATGCCATGCTGGCCGCAATCACGCCAAATACGCGGGTTGTTTTTGTGGCCAACCCGAATAATCCCACCGGCACCTGCGTTCGCCCGGAAGACCTTGCGCGGTTCGTCGCCGCTGTCCCGGAAAACGTAGTGCTGGCCATGGATGAGGCCTATATCGAGTTCCTGGACCAGTCCTTCGACCTCGTGCCTGAGATCCGCGCCGGCCGCCGGCCCAATCTGCTGCTCATGCGCACCTTCTCCAAGATCCACGGCCTGGCCGGCCTGCGCCTCGGTTACGGCGTAGGCCACCCAGACCTGATCGCCGATCTGGAGAAGATTCGCCAGCCCTTCAACATCAATGTGATCGCGCAAGCCGGCGCGCTGGCTGCCCTTGATGACACTGCCCACGCCGAAAAGACCCGGCGGCTGAATTCCCGCGGCCTCAAGTTCTATGCGCGTTCCTTCCGCAAGCTGGGCCTGGAATTCGTCCCATCCGCAGCCAACTTTATTCTGGTCCGGGTCGGCGACGGCCAGCGCGTGTTCAACGAACTGCAGAAGCTGGGCGTCATCGTCCGCCCTATGGGCGGCTACGCGCTCCCCGAATGGATTCGCATCTCTATCGGCACGCCTAAAGAGAACAAGCGCTGCCTGGAGGCGCTCAAATCCACTCTCGCCAAGCCCGCCGCCGCCGCCGTATAA
- a CDS encoding phosphate acyltransferase, with protein sequence MRFIGNVIEKLQRHPKRIVFPEGTEPRVLQAARQFQALRLGVPMLLGEHDRIQGAADALNLSLEGIRIINPAESEDLDNFARRFKMLRHYKGKRMKSFEAREAVLQPNYFAAMMLAMHQADGFVAGTRQVTAGVLRPLFQTIKPAPHTSTVSSCLVMEVEDSRLGENGVLFMADCDVIEDPSVEQLADIAVSTAQLARHLLGVRPRVALLSFSTKGSATHPSVGKVQAATALAEQRALEQRLDAEFDGELQVDTALVPDIANLKLPNGKLGGHANVLIFPDLNASQIASKLARLLARAKGYGHILLGLDRPAADVSRGSNAHDILGVAAIVGVQSVDYQKLYPGAGESLPGD encoded by the coding sequence ATGCGATTCATCGGCAACGTCATCGAGAAACTGCAGCGGCATCCGAAGCGGATTGTCTTTCCCGAGGGCACCGAACCGCGCGTGCTCCAGGCCGCCCGCCAGTTTCAGGCGTTGCGGCTTGGCGTTCCGATGCTGCTCGGCGAGCACGACCGGATTCAGGGCGCCGCCGATGCCTTGAACCTCTCGCTCGAGGGCATCCGCATCATCAACCCGGCCGAAAGCGAGGACCTCGATAACTTCGCCCGCCGCTTCAAAATGTTGCGCCATTACAAGGGCAAGCGCATGAAGAGCTTCGAGGCCCGCGAGGCCGTCCTCCAGCCCAATTACTTCGCCGCCATGATGCTCGCCATGCACCAGGCGGACGGCTTCGTCGCCGGCACCCGCCAGGTTACCGCTGGTGTTCTCCGTCCGCTCTTCCAGACGATCAAGCCCGCCCCCCACACCAGCACGGTTAGCAGTTGCCTGGTCATGGAGGTCGAGGACTCGCGCCTCGGCGAAAATGGCGTCCTGTTCATGGCGGACTGCGATGTTATTGAGGACCCCTCGGTCGAGCAGCTTGCGGACATCGCGGTCTCGACAGCACAACTCGCCCGGCACTTGCTGGGTGTCCGGCCTCGGGTCGCGCTGCTCTCCTTTTCAACCAAGGGCAGCGCAACACATCCCTCAGTCGGCAAAGTCCAGGCCGCCACTGCCCTGGCCGAGCAGAGAGCCCTGGAACAAAGGCTCGACGCGGAATTTGACGGCGAACTTCAGGTGGACACCGCCCTGGTCCCCGACATTGCCAACTTGAAGCTGCCGAACGGCAAACTGGGTGGCCACGCCAACGTGCTGATCTTCCCCGACCTGAACGCCAGCCAAATTGCGAGCAAACTCGCCCGTTTGTTGGCACGTGCGAAGGGCTACGGCCACATCCTGCTCGGACTGGACCGCCCCGCCGCCGATGTCTCCCGCGGCTCCAATGCTCACGACATCCTCGGCGTGGCCGCCATCGTCGGCGTGCAGTCGGTTGACTACCAGAAGCTTTACCCCGGTGCCGGCGAAAGCTTGCCGGGAGATTGA
- a CDS encoding C4-type zinc ribbon domain-containing protein: protein MFEIIEKLLILQDRDQRIRRQEVELARIEPERQRFKVKAANAQSELESAKLRVKQTESARKELELEVEGKKQLIARYANQQFQTRKNEEYRALAHEIELCKDAIFKIEDQEIELMEQGEAAQKEVARAAQAAKDTGKLVEEQIARLDAREANLKKELAELQANREMLASAVDETARARYERLVRSKGENVVVGVQHGVCGGCHMRVPPQLLVTCQSEKELVSCSNCGRLLYYTRDMDLAVTE from the coding sequence ATGTTTGAGATAATTGAGAAACTGCTGATTTTGCAGGACCGCGACCAGAGAATCCGCCGGCAGGAGGTGGAATTGGCGCGCATCGAGCCGGAACGGCAGAGGTTCAAGGTCAAGGCTGCCAACGCCCAGTCCGAGTTGGAGAGTGCCAAGCTGCGGGTAAAGCAGACCGAATCCGCGCGCAAGGAGCTGGAACTGGAAGTTGAAGGCAAGAAGCAGTTGATCGCCCGGTACGCCAACCAGCAGTTCCAGACGCGGAAGAATGAGGAGTATCGCGCGCTGGCGCACGAGATCGAGCTGTGTAAGGACGCCATCTTCAAGATCGAAGATCAGGAGATAGAGCTGATGGAGCAAGGGGAAGCAGCGCAAAAGGAAGTCGCGCGCGCCGCGCAGGCCGCCAAGGACACCGGGAAATTGGTGGAGGAGCAAATCGCGCGGCTGGACGCGCGCGAGGCGAATTTGAAGAAGGAGCTGGCCGAACTGCAGGCCAACCGCGAGATGTTGGCTTCCGCCGTGGACGAGACCGCGCGCGCGCGCTATGAGCGGTTGGTGCGGAGCAAGGGCGAGAATGTGGTTGTGGGTGTGCAGCATGGGGTTTGCGGCGGGTGTCATATGCGAGTGCCGCCTCAATTGCTGGTGACCTGCCAGTCCGAGAAGGAACTGGTGTCGTGCAGCAATTGCGGCCGCCTTCTCTACTACACGCGGGATATGGACCTGGCTGTGACGGAGTGA
- a CDS encoding DUF362 domain-containing protein, giving the protein MLPHCSLWSAQEPAPFSPGASPARARVVIAQDPEATDAFRPRLKKVRPLVDRAITNLTRQTTVPEAWRSLVSTQDVVGIKVFSAPGPNSGTRPSVVAAVVEGLLEAGLPPRNIIVWDRQVSDLRLAGFSSLSERYGIRLAGSAQAGWDPETFYDPDSPILGNLVWGDLEFGQKGNGIGRKSFVSRLLTRQITKLINITPLLNHNIVGVSGSLYSLATGSVDNLIRFESNAQTLAIAIPEIYGLPALSDRVVLNITDALICQYEGGERSLLHYSAVLNQLRFSLDPVALDVLSIQELDRQRQVARAPAVKPNLQLYSNAALLQLGVDDPKRIQVDNVP; this is encoded by the coding sequence GTGCTCCCCCACTGCAGCCTTTGGTCGGCCCAGGAGCCGGCCCCTTTCTCCCCCGGCGCGTCCCCCGCGCGCGCCCGTGTTGTTATAGCGCAAGATCCCGAGGCCACTGACGCCTTCCGGCCTCGCCTGAAGAAAGTCCGGCCATTAGTTGACCGAGCCATTACCAACCTCACCCGCCAAACCACCGTTCCGGAAGCCTGGCGCAGCTTGGTCTCGACCCAGGACGTCGTTGGAATCAAAGTCTTCTCGGCCCCCGGACCGAACAGCGGCACTCGCCCATCCGTGGTGGCGGCAGTGGTCGAGGGGCTTTTGGAGGCGGGTCTGCCGCCCAGGAATATCATCGTTTGGGACCGCCAAGTCTCGGACCTCCGGCTCGCAGGCTTTTCGTCGCTCTCCGAACGCTACGGCATTCGCCTCGCCGGCAGCGCGCAAGCGGGCTGGGATCCCGAAACTTTCTACGATCCGGACAGCCCCATCCTCGGCAACCTCGTTTGGGGCGACCTGGAATTCGGCCAGAAGGGCAACGGCATCGGCCGCAAGTCCTTTGTCTCCCGGCTTCTCACCCGCCAGATCACCAAGCTCATCAACATCACTCCGCTCCTTAACCACAACATCGTGGGGGTATCCGGCAGCCTCTACAGCCTGGCGACAGGCAGCGTGGACAACCTGATTCGTTTCGAGTCCAATGCGCAGACCCTGGCCATCGCCATTCCTGAGATCTACGGCTTGCCCGCCCTGAGCGACCGCGTCGTCCTAAACATTACCGATGCCCTCATTTGCCAGTATGAAGGCGGCGAACGTAGCTTGCTTCACTATTCCGCAGTGCTGAACCAGCTTCGCTTCAGCCTCGACCCCGTTGCCCTCGACGTGTTGTCTATCCAGGAACTCGATCGCCAGCGACAGGTGGCCCGCGCGCCGGCAGTCAAACCCAACCTTCAGCTTTACAGCAACGCCGCCCTCCTCCAATTGGGTGTGGACGACCCCAAACGCATCCAGGTGGACAACGTGCCGTAA
- a CDS encoding tetratricopeptide repeat protein: MLTIKNRAGSGDAGTRETSVLNFFKLATLAAMLLLLAGCTPSGPRALLEGQRLIAEGDYPRAIEKLKAATVLLGGTNAQAWNDLGLAYHHAGEVAEAQRAYQRALTLNHDLSEARFNLGCLWLGQNKPEVAKAEFTAYTLRRPNAVQGFLKLGAAQLRTREPGAAEKSFNEALRLSPQNPEALNGLGLARLGSGRAGEAARCFEAALKQRTDYRPALLNLAIVAHQHLRDHRLALQKYREYLALMPPPANADALAATVRQLEQELTPPSRRVATNGPTQSKAVTTPSKPVATNVARISSTPKPVPASDVPKPAAVNVPKRAATNMPKPAPAVVTTAPSNVEVVRIPEEPALRPGQEVAVAPSPTQASTAAPLSATSPATGTAGTRVAKRGFFGRINPLNLLRSGDNTPVRPTPLGSASSAAGSESVSRGTTATEPAAASHAAVAPGDPSARYGYRTPTPPAPGNRSAAERLFAQGVQLSQAHRLPEAIQAYRAAVQKDPTFFEAHYNLGLAATQAGNLPLALSAYENALAVQPASLDARYNFALVLKQANHLSDAVVELDRILAKHPNEVRAHLALGNLYAQQLQQPAKARQHYLKVLEVDPRHPQASAINFWLAANPP, translated from the coding sequence ATGCTGACCATCAAAAATCGGGCGGGAAGCGGGGACGCCGGCACACGGGAGACCAGTGTGTTGAACTTTTTCAAATTGGCGACGCTTGCTGCAATGTTGCTCCTGCTGGCTGGGTGCACTCCTTCAGGCCCGCGCGCTTTGCTCGAGGGCCAACGCCTTATCGCGGAAGGTGACTATCCGCGGGCAATTGAGAAGCTGAAGGCGGCGACCGTTCTGCTGGGCGGCACCAACGCTCAGGCGTGGAATGATCTGGGGCTGGCTTACCATCATGCGGGCGAGGTTGCCGAGGCACAGCGAGCCTACCAGCGGGCGCTGACATTGAACCACGATTTGAGTGAAGCGCGCTTCAATCTGGGATGCCTTTGGCTGGGCCAGAACAAACCCGAGGTGGCGAAGGCCGAATTCACGGCCTACACGCTGCGCCGGCCGAATGCCGTGCAAGGCTTTTTGAAACTGGGTGCCGCGCAGTTGCGCACGCGCGAGCCCGGCGCCGCAGAGAAGAGCTTCAACGAGGCACTCCGCCTCAGTCCGCAAAATCCGGAAGCGCTCAATGGGCTTGGCCTGGCCCGGCTTGGGAGCGGGAGGGCGGGCGAAGCGGCGCGGTGCTTCGAGGCCGCGTTGAAGCAGCGGACGGATTACCGTCCCGCCTTGTTGAACCTGGCAATCGTGGCGCACCAGCATCTGCGCGATCATCGGTTGGCGCTGCAAAAGTACCGGGAGTACCTCGCGCTCATGCCACCGCCCGCCAATGCCGACGCGCTGGCGGCGACCGTGCGGCAGCTTGAACAGGAACTCACCCCCCCCTCGCGGCGCGTGGCAACGAATGGCCCCACCCAGTCCAAGGCAGTCACAACGCCTTCCAAACCGGTCGCGACCAATGTGGCCCGGATCTCCAGCACACCCAAGCCCGTGCCAGCCTCCGATGTGCCTAAGCCGGCGGCAGTCAATGTACCGAAACGGGCCGCGACCAATATGCCCAAGCCCGCCCCTGCCGTCGTGACCACAGCACCGTCCAATGTGGAGGTTGTCAGGATTCCAGAGGAGCCGGCCCTGAGACCGGGGCAAGAGGTTGCCGTTGCCCCGAGCCCAACGCAGGCTTCGACTGCCGCGCCCCTCTCTGCCACTTCACCGGCAACGGGGACAGCCGGCACAAGAGTTGCCAAGCGTGGCTTCTTCGGGCGCATCAATCCCTTGAACCTCCTTCGCAGCGGGGATAACACCCCCGTGCGGCCGACGCCGCTGGGATCTGCGTCCAGCGCTGCTGGGAGTGAATCGGTTAGCAGAGGGACTACCGCAACCGAGCCGGCAGCCGCCAGCCACGCAGCGGTTGCTCCGGGCGACCCGTCCGCTCGCTATGGCTATAGGACACCAACCCCACCCGCACCGGGTAATCGTTCGGCGGCTGAGCGACTTTTTGCCCAGGGAGTTCAGTTGTCCCAGGCGCACCGGTTGCCAGAGGCCATACAAGCTTATCGTGCAGCGGTACAGAAGGACCCGACTTTCTTCGAAGCGCATTACAATCTTGGGCTGGCCGCTACCCAGGCAGGTAACCTACCGCTGGCCCTGTCGGCCTATGAAAATGCACTGGCCGTTCAGCCGGCATCGCTCGACGCGCGTTATAACTTTGCACTGGTGCTCAAGCAGGCGAACCACTTGAGCGATGCCGTTGTCGAGTTGGACAGAATCCTGG